From the genome of Leptospira saintgironsiae, one region includes:
- a CDS encoding SDR family NAD(P)-dependent oxidoreductase, translating into MQKVLVTGASGHLGFSLVKLLQERGYEVTAAVRDANDAKKTANLKKLGVKLVSADLGDRESLRKALQGQDGLFQVAAAFNLTAKDPQKEVVEPNINGTRNVLEEAHKSGIKKVVYTSSIAAVGTIAEGESPLNESTWNDSAKEPYAISKTQSEKLAWEISKKLGLNLVTVLPGTILGPQFTQPTSSLKLIQDILKGQLPFAPKMTFSYVDVRDVAMAHILAYENPAAQGRYIATGETLSVSQVCKLVKEIHPKAKTTGKELPSFIVRVMPYLDAFKHAVTGLDRQINSEIVQDYLQRKQEYNSDRLATEFQWKPMPVKKSLQETVDWMLSAAV; encoded by the coding sequence ATGCAAAAAGTATTGGTAACTGGTGCAAGCGGGCACCTGGGTTTTTCTTTGGTAAAACTTCTACAAGAAAGAGGTTATGAGGTAACGGCGGCGGTTAGAGATGCGAATGATGCAAAGAAAACCGCTAACCTGAAAAAGCTGGGAGTGAAATTGGTCTCCGCGGATTTGGGAGATAGGGAATCTCTTCGCAAGGCACTTCAAGGTCAGGATGGCCTTTTTCAAGTGGCTGCAGCATTCAATCTGACAGCTAAAGATCCTCAGAAAGAAGTTGTAGAACCGAATATCAACGGAACCAGAAACGTTTTGGAAGAAGCGCATAAGTCTGGGATCAAAAAAGTAGTATATACCTCCAGCATCGCTGCTGTAGGAACAATTGCAGAAGGAGAATCTCCTCTGAACGAATCTACTTGGAATGATTCTGCGAAAGAACCTTACGCGATTTCTAAAACCCAATCCGAAAAATTGGCTTGGGAAATTTCTAAAAAATTAGGTTTGAATCTGGTAACTGTTCTTCCTGGAACTATTTTAGGTCCTCAGTTCACCCAACCTACTTCTTCTTTGAAACTCATTCAGGATATTCTGAAAGGGCAACTTCCTTTCGCACCTAAGATGACTTTTTCTTATGTGGATGTAAGAGATGTTGCGATGGCACATATCTTAGCTTACGAAAATCCTGCTGCACAAGGAAGATATATCGCAACCGGTGAAACTCTTTCCGTTTCTCAAGTTTGCAAATTAGTAAAAGAGATCCATCCTAAAGCAAAAACAACCGGCAAGGAACTTCCCTCTTTTATCGTTCGAGTCATGCCTTATCTGGATGCGTTTAAACACGCGGTCACCGGTTTGGACAGACAAATCAATTCTGAAATTGTGCAAGATTATCTGCAAAGAAAACAAGAATACAACTCGGATCGATTGGCTACAGAATTCCAATGGAAACCTATGCCTGTCAAAAAATCACTACAAGAGACGGTTGACTGGATGTTGTCCGCTGCCGTATAG
- a CDS encoding AraC family transcriptional regulator, with product MEYLHLFFLKFLQFGAGAAFIYAYLEIIRPGSGNRILVLIMTLTGTILLRYSWYLQDDLLEFPYLFIFLHTSVISVGPLIYTYIRSFLETEEESPKEKLIRYGLHFSPVLLFTVFECIFFSQDSSELKAQVLQGAKEFRLDWAHLGSLIASIQVSVYSLFCLYLYHKVSRRYEMYELKLVWLVLLLPVFANSFIGTAYFLKNKYLFDLGASLICIMVFLLFLVRERHPGFFNEISEVIQSAKYQNTPLLSKEIEIANSKLKELLETKNLYRDSELRLVDLAAELGLNLHQTSRYLNEVHKMNFYELINRYRVQEACKRLIEESENSVLDIAFAVGFNSKSTFHSQFVKFTGISPSLYRKQKGNSK from the coding sequence ATGGAATACCTACATTTATTCTTTCTGAAATTTCTGCAGTTCGGAGCCGGAGCCGCATTTATATACGCCTACCTGGAAATCATTCGCCCGGGCTCCGGAAATCGGATTTTGGTGCTGATCATGACACTGACAGGGACTATCCTACTGAGATATTCCTGGTATCTACAGGATGATTTATTAGAATTTCCTTATCTATTTATATTCTTACATACAAGTGTAATTTCTGTAGGACCGCTCATTTACACATACATCCGCTCCTTCTTAGAAACAGAAGAAGAAAGTCCAAAAGAAAAACTAATCCGATACGGACTCCATTTTTCGCCAGTACTACTATTTACTGTTTTTGAATGTATTTTCTTTTCGCAAGATAGCTCGGAATTAAAAGCCCAAGTACTACAAGGAGCCAAAGAATTCAGACTAGACTGGGCTCATTTAGGAAGTTTGATCGCAAGCATCCAAGTCTCTGTATATTCCCTATTCTGCCTTTATCTTTACCATAAGGTCAGCAGAAGATATGAAATGTACGAATTAAAATTGGTCTGGTTAGTTTTACTTCTACCCGTATTCGCAAATAGTTTTATAGGGACTGCATACTTTCTAAAGAACAAATATTTGTTCGATCTAGGGGCTTCTTTAATTTGTATCATGGTGTTTCTGTTATTTTTGGTAAGAGAAAGACATCCTGGTTTTTTCAACGAGATCAGCGAAGTCATCCAAAGTGCAAAATATCAAAACACCCCTCTTCTCTCCAAAGAAATCGAAATCGCAAATTCCAAACTTAAAGAGCTTTTAGAAACCAAAAACTTATACAGAGATAGTGAATTGAGATTGGTAGATTTGGCTGCGGAGCTTGGATTAAATTTGCACCAGACATCCAGATATTTAAACGAAGTTCACAAAATGAATTTTTATGAGTTAATCAATCGATATAGAGTACAAGAAGCTTGCAAACGATTGATAGAAGAATCCGAAAATTCAGTATTGGACATTGCATTCGCAGTTGGTTTTAACTCCAAATCTACCTTCCATTCTCAATTCGTAAAGTTTACGGGAATATCTCCATCTTTGTATAGAAAGCAGAAAGGGAATTCTAAGTAA
- a CDS encoding C45 family autoproteolytic acyltransferase/hydolase has protein sequence MNSETYPLAVIQLKGSQEEMGRQFGEIMNEIGQFEPIFDFYPVMARNLLLGSLPRSNRNFLAKGVTSLLVNWMSKRMMKHRPEEFSARTIAALTSAGRSAKLEKELFTMDSFQNSVGFLGMIQLLPELAHMSPGRSPQMIPACTSVAVWGEQSQDGKLYHARNFDFPGVEVWDKRPIVVFCTPEKGLRYGYIACRGADVPGITAFNEAGLTIAFHTRFHKKIGFNGLGVIDFGHKIISEARSIEEAVSIAKKHKINSTWGLIVTNHKEKGPKAAIIETNYGNVDVVYPNLGKDHIVNTNHYQSEKLQEGEIMAAPVFYHHCISRFDRAEQLLSSQKKKRGTSVVDLQNLLDDTIDCSSGEVRTMGSTIRQITSVKSVVMSAEARKIFVSVGTAPTSSGPYMEIPMAWGEPGYKLLDLSDAKKGKAKKVPKSKNPKVGSAIRHYKKAMLINDDPGMGGIDDILLELQKANEEFTGKDPSILFLEAILYLEKGNLNKAAFLLEQAESLETSSFRKQQSALWLARTQSVLGKQKIADHFYDKIKNSKTEFSTQVWKQKVFQDKGKYSARKLRQVSPNFIIVEANEL, from the coding sequence ATGAATTCGGAAACATATCCATTAGCAGTAATACAGCTCAAGGGTTCCCAAGAAGAAATGGGAAGACAATTCGGTGAGATCATGAATGAGATCGGGCAGTTTGAGCCGATCTTTGATTTTTATCCTGTGATGGCCCGCAATCTTTTGTTGGGGAGTTTGCCTCGTAGCAATCGGAATTTTTTGGCGAAGGGTGTAACTTCTCTTTTGGTGAATTGGATGTCCAAGAGAATGATGAAACATCGTCCGGAAGAGTTTTCTGCGAGGACGATTGCTGCTCTGACTTCTGCGGGTCGTTCTGCGAAATTAGAAAAGGAACTTTTCACTATGGATTCTTTCCAAAACTCTGTTGGGTTTTTGGGTATGATCCAACTTCTTCCGGAGCTCGCACATATGAGTCCTGGTAGAAGTCCTCAGATGATCCCTGCTTGTACGAGTGTTGCTGTTTGGGGAGAACAAAGTCAGGACGGAAAATTATATCATGCACGCAATTTTGATTTTCCAGGTGTTGAAGTTTGGGACAAACGCCCGATCGTTGTTTTCTGCACGCCCGAAAAAGGTTTACGTTATGGTTATATTGCATGCAGAGGCGCTGATGTTCCTGGGATCACTGCGTTTAATGAAGCAGGTCTTACAATTGCATTCCATACTCGCTTTCATAAAAAGATAGGCTTTAATGGTTTAGGTGTGATCGATTTTGGTCATAAGATCATTTCAGAAGCAAGATCTATTGAAGAAGCAGTAAGTATTGCTAAAAAACATAAGATCAATTCTACCTGGGGTTTGATTGTTACAAATCATAAGGAGAAGGGCCCGAAGGCTGCGATTATCGAGACCAATTACGGAAATGTAGATGTGGTTTATCCTAATTTAGGAAAAGATCATATTGTTAATACGAATCATTATCAAAGTGAGAAGTTGCAAGAAGGGGAGATAATGGCAGCCCCTGTTTTCTATCATCATTGTATCAGCCGTTTTGACCGAGCGGAGCAGCTTCTTTCCTCTCAAAAAAAGAAAAGGGGAACGAGCGTTGTAGATCTTCAAAATCTTTTAGATGATACTATCGATTGTTCCAGCGGCGAAGTCCGGACAATGGGTTCCACGATCCGTCAGATCACTTCCGTGAAATCTGTGGTCATGAGTGCAGAAGCTCGTAAAATTTTTGTCTCCGTTGGTACTGCTCCTACTAGCAGCGGGCCTTATATGGAAATTCCTATGGCTTGGGGAGAACCGGGCTATAAACTTTTGGATCTTTCGGATGCCAAAAAGGGAAAAGCGAAGAAGGTTCCGAAATCTAAAAATCCAAAGGTGGGATCAGCGATTCGACATTATAAAAAAGCAATGCTTATCAATGATGATCCAGGAATGGGCGGAATTGATGATATTCTTCTGGAATTGCAGAAAGCAAACGAAGAATTTACAGGCAAGGATCCTTCTATTCTATTCTTAGAAGCAATTTTATATCTGGAAAAAGGAAATCTGAATAAGGCTGCGTTCTTATTGGAACAAGCGGAAAGTTTAGAGACTTCTTCTTTCAGAAAACAGCAAAGTGCATTGTGGCTGGCAAGAACTCAGTCAGTCTTGGGTAAACAAAAAATAGCAGATCATTTCTACGATAAGATCAAAAATTCAAAAACGGAATTTTCTACTCAGGTTTGGAAACAAAAAGTATTCCAAGACAAGGGGAAATATTCCGCGAGGAAGCTGAGACAGGTTTCTCCGAATTTTATTATCGTAGAGGCGAACGAGCTTTAA
- a CDS encoding DUF1566 domain-containing protein gives MKNPKSLGVIFLISFNLWNCEAEHKNYNLETSVLLALTSAASVPPGSLFKLPDSNQTNCYDTSGATRACAGTGEDGEVTNTPAPFSLQLQDSGETILEESSGLTWQRCLFGMIWNGSTCIGSSLNVYWQVANAYCNSLTTAGRSWRLPTARESVLFGDHSQTTFLSNTYFPNLQAAGGWTSTPAVGFFGRYLFYAVGSISAMDETNNFPVRCVSGPKVPNASFTDMGDGTVQEDNTGLLIKKCAYSQADDATCTGSANALTWQQALDYCNNLNFASRTDWRLPSVRESYFILEPSLTSSNLPLSLFPNSSQASIAWTGTTANNALTNAHAQMVYQLNSYSKSDTSSVRARCVAGP, from the coding sequence ATGAAAAATCCTAAATCTCTGGGTGTAATATTCCTTATATCCTTCAATCTCTGGAATTGTGAAGCCGAACATAAAAATTATAATCTTGAAACTTCCGTTCTTTTAGCTTTAACAAGTGCTGCAAGCGTCCCCCCGGGTTCCCTTTTTAAATTGCCAGATTCAAACCAAACCAATTGTTACGATACAAGCGGAGCAACGCGTGCTTGCGCAGGAACAGGAGAAGACGGAGAAGTTACGAATACTCCAGCCCCATTTTCATTACAACTCCAGGATTCGGGAGAAACAATACTAGAAGAAAGTTCTGGCCTAACTTGGCAAAGATGTCTATTCGGAATGATTTGGAACGGAAGCACTTGTATCGGTTCTAGTCTCAATGTATATTGGCAGGTAGCTAACGCTTATTGTAATTCTTTAACCACTGCAGGAAGAAGTTGGAGACTTCCGACAGCAAGAGAATCTGTTCTGTTCGGAGATCATTCCCAAACAACTTTCTTATCTAATACCTATTTTCCAAACTTACAAGCAGCTGGAGGTTGGACATCGACGCCAGCCGTAGGATTTTTCGGAAGATACTTATTTTATGCAGTCGGAAGTATCTCTGCAATGGATGAAACTAACAACTTCCCTGTTCGTTGTGTATCAGGTCCCAAAGTTCCGAACGCGAGTTTCACAGATATGGGAGATGGTACCGTACAAGAGGACAATACAGGACTTCTAATCAAAAAATGTGCGTATAGTCAGGCGGACGACGCTACATGTACAGGATCTGCCAACGCTTTAACTTGGCAGCAAGCATTAGATTATTGCAATAATCTAAATTTCGCATCGAGAACAGATTGGAGACTTCCATCAGTTAGAGAATCTTATTTTATTTTGGAACCCTCGCTCACCAGCTCGAACCTACCTCTTTCTCTTTTCCCAAATAGTTCGCAGGCATCGATCGCTTGGACAGGAACCACAGCCAATAACGCTCTCACGAATGCTCACGCGCAGATGGTTTATCAACTGAATAGTTATTCTAAGTCGGATACGAGTAGCGTGCGCGCTCGCTGCGTAGCAGGTCCTTGA
- the ispG gene encoding (E)-4-hydroxy-3-methylbut-2-enyl-diphosphate synthase has translation MNFRYNYSPFSYQRRRTREVKVGDIGIGGNNPIRIQSMITADTRDTENSVRQILELEAAGCEIVRLTVPSQPDADNLPNIRKELKRLGSKVPLVADIHFTPSVAMKSVEWVEKVRINPGNFADKKKFAVRDYTEFEYKEELERISEVFSPLVLRCKELGVSMRIGTNHGSLSDRIMNKYGDTPQGMVESAIEFIRIAESLSYKDIIVSMKASNPQVMVQAYRLLCSRFMELQMDYPLHLGVTEAGDGKDGRIKSAIGIGSLLEDGLGDTIRVSLTEDPIHEVPVARLLADKYNKLRFPETQSQGYSEFRNPYSYQRFYSRPIQVGSLSLGENHAVRIESVLPFESESGFSQELASLKSYARSRSLELEMVSVPLPTDEFLREECISVSKSSSVPMGVIVEQNELLLEDVLEDLIPFSKVTVDPFHHFQNRDSLLEFLHKREGKGITELNVQAYQIESLKGLPEEFKNAGIESVAFSIQTFHILHDYRKLARILSDFDYPIFLSAEYPDMETALYESSIGIGGMLTDGIGDMLRIKVIDSEPETVLQLGFDILQATRLRLTKTEYISCPSCGRTLFDLQTTTARIKEKTGHLKGVKIAVMGCIVNGPGEMADADFGYVGAGPGKVHLYRGKEIVLKNVPSEEADERLVQLIKDSGMWMERESVTSDSI, from the coding sequence ATGAACTTCCGATACAATTATTCTCCATTCTCTTACCAACGACGTAGAACCAGAGAGGTAAAAGTAGGAGATATTGGGATCGGTGGAAATAATCCGATCCGGATCCAATCCATGATCACTGCTGACACAAGAGATACAGAAAACTCTGTCAGACAAATTTTGGAACTGGAAGCCGCTGGTTGTGAGATTGTTCGATTGACTGTACCTTCTCAACCTGATGCGGATAACTTACCGAATATTCGCAAAGAACTTAAAAGGTTAGGAAGTAAGGTCCCACTTGTAGCAGATATCCATTTCACTCCTAGTGTTGCGATGAAATCTGTAGAATGGGTGGAGAAGGTCCGTATCAATCCGGGCAACTTCGCTGATAAGAAAAAATTCGCAGTCAGAGATTATACAGAATTTGAATATAAAGAAGAATTAGAAAGGATCTCCGAAGTATTCAGCCCATTAGTACTTCGTTGTAAAGAGTTGGGAGTCTCCATGAGAATCGGGACAAACCACGGATCCTTATCAGATCGTATCATGAATAAATATGGTGACACACCGCAAGGAATGGTGGAGTCAGCGATAGAGTTTATTCGGATTGCAGAAAGTCTTTCTTATAAAGATATTATTGTAAGTATGAAAGCCTCCAATCCGCAAGTGATGGTCCAGGCTTATAGATTATTATGCAGTCGTTTTATGGAATTGCAGATGGATTATCCATTACATTTAGGAGTAACAGAAGCCGGAGACGGAAAAGACGGAAGGATCAAATCCGCAATCGGTATAGGCTCCTTATTGGAAGATGGACTCGGTGATACCATCAGAGTTTCCTTAACAGAAGACCCAATCCACGAAGTTCCAGTCGCAAGATTACTCGCAGACAAATATAATAAACTCAGATTTCCCGAAACACAAAGCCAAGGATATTCTGAATTCAGAAATCCTTATTCTTACCAAAGATTTTATAGCAGACCAATCCAAGTGGGAAGTCTTTCACTTGGAGAAAACCACGCAGTCCGAATTGAATCGGTACTACCTTTCGAATCGGAAAGTGGATTTTCGCAAGAACTAGCTTCACTTAAAAGTTACGCAAGATCCAGATCCTTAGAATTGGAAATGGTTTCAGTGCCACTTCCTACAGACGAGTTCCTAAGAGAAGAATGTATTTCCGTAAGTAAGTCTTCTTCTGTTCCGATGGGAGTTATAGTAGAACAAAACGAACTATTGCTCGAAGATGTATTGGAAGATCTAATTCCTTTCTCAAAAGTAACAGTGGACCCATTCCACCATTTCCAAAATAGGGATTCTTTATTAGAATTTTTGCATAAAAGAGAAGGAAAAGGAATCACTGAGCTCAATGTCCAGGCCTACCAAATCGAAAGTTTAAAAGGATTACCTGAAGAATTTAAGAATGCAGGAATAGAATCAGTAGCATTCTCCATCCAAACTTTTCACATACTACATGATTACAGAAAATTAGCACGTATACTCAGCGATTTTGATTACCCAATCTTCTTGAGTGCAGAATATCCAGACATGGAAACTGCATTATATGAATCCTCTATCGGTATCGGAGGAATGTTGACAGATGGGATCGGGGATATGCTCCGTATCAAAGTAATTGATAGTGAACCAGAGACAGTTTTGCAACTCGGGTTTGATATATTACAAGCAACCAGATTAAGACTTACAAAAACTGAATATATCTCCTGCCCTTCTTGTGGAAGAACTCTATTCGATCTGCAAACCACAACCGCACGTATCAAAGAAAAAACAGGTCATTTAAAAGGTGTTAAGATCGCAGTCATGGGCTGTATCGTAAACGGGCCTGGAGAAATGGCGGATGCAGATTTTGGTTACGTAGGTGCAGGCCCAGGTAAAGTGCATTTATATCGTGGAAAAGAAATTGTACTCAAAAACGTTCCTTCTGAAGAAGCTGATGAGAGATTAGTTCAATTGATCAAAGATTCCGGAATGTGGATGGAAAGAGAATCAGTAACCAGTGATTCCATCTGA
- the mdtD gene encoding multidrug transporter subunit MdtD, producing the protein MTEESKGSKALLWLVACGFFMQTLDGTIVNTALPAIAKNLDASPLRMQSVVVAYLLTMAMIIPASGWISDKFGIRQVFIGALSLFALGSLFCALSQNLTQLVLSRILQGVGGALLLPVGRLALLRSVSPEQFLQAISFVAIPGLIGPLVGPVLGGWLVEAASWHWIFLINLPVGIAGIIASSIYMKGNPIPNPSVFDLKGYLLLAFGMVTFSLALDAGSSLGLQKAGVILLTIFGLASIAAYWIHAARTSKPLFSPRIFSIPTLSIGLLGNLFSRLGSSSMPFLVPLFLQVNMGYPPFKAGLMLLPMAIAGIGIKRFAPLLIYKLGYRKVLVTNTLLIGLSMSSFFWLNSSEIWWIFSFQLFCFGAFNSFQFTAMNTLTLKDLNGEFTSSGNTMLSMVQMLAMGMGVACAAGALEAFRDLFGQDPENMLLAFRSTFACMGIITLSSSFIFWQIKKEDGRSAVLKDSVLD; encoded by the coding sequence ATGACAGAAGAATCGAAAGGAAGTAAGGCTTTACTTTGGCTCGTTGCCTGCGGCTTTTTTATGCAGACTCTAGACGGGACAATCGTCAATACAGCCCTGCCTGCGATCGCTAAAAATTTAGATGCGAGTCCTTTGAGAATGCAGTCTGTGGTGGTCGCCTATCTACTCACAATGGCGATGATCATTCCTGCTTCCGGTTGGATCTCTGACAAATTCGGAATACGCCAGGTTTTTATAGGAGCCTTATCCTTATTTGCTTTAGGTTCCCTATTCTGTGCACTTTCTCAAAATCTAACCCAGCTTGTTCTTTCTAGGATTTTGCAAGGCGTTGGAGGAGCACTTTTACTTCCTGTAGGTCGTTTGGCACTTCTCCGTTCTGTTTCTCCGGAGCAATTTTTACAAGCGATCAGTTTTGTGGCAATCCCAGGTCTGATTGGTCCATTGGTAGGTCCTGTTTTAGGAGGATGGTTAGTAGAAGCAGCATCCTGGCATTGGATCTTTCTAATAAATCTTCCAGTTGGCATCGCTGGGATCATTGCATCTTCCATTTACATGAAGGGAAATCCAATCCCAAATCCATCCGTATTCGATTTGAAAGGATATCTACTTTTAGCATTCGGCATGGTCACTTTTTCTTTGGCATTGGACGCAGGCTCCAGTTTGGGTTTGCAAAAGGCAGGAGTAATTCTTCTTACAATATTTGGACTCGCAAGTATCGCAGCTTATTGGATCCATGCTGCCAGAACTTCTAAACCTTTATTTTCTCCTCGAATATTTTCTATTCCAACATTAAGCATTGGTCTTTTAGGAAATCTTTTCTCTAGACTTGGAAGTTCCAGTATGCCGTTTTTGGTTCCATTATTCTTACAAGTGAATATGGGATATCCACCTTTTAAAGCAGGTTTAATGCTTTTACCAATGGCAATCGCAGGAATAGGGATCAAAAGATTTGCTCCATTATTAATTTATAAATTAGGTTATAGAAAAGTTTTGGTAACCAATACCTTACTGATAGGTCTGAGCATGAGCAGCTTCTTCTGGTTAAACTCCTCAGAGATCTGGTGGATCTTTTCTTTTCAATTGTTCTGCTTTGGTGCGTTTAATTCATTCCAATTCACAGCAATGAATACTCTCACTTTAAAGGATTTAAACGGAGAATTCACAAGTAGCGGAAATACAATGCTTTCCATGGTTCAGATGTTGGCTATGGGAATGGGAGTCGCCTGTGCTGCAGGAGCATTAGAAGCATTCAGGGATCTATTCGGTCAGGATCCGGAGAATATGCTCTTGGCATTCAGAAGTACATTCGCTTGTATGGGGATTATCACTTTATCTTCTAGCTTTATCTTTTGGCAGATCAAAAAAGAAGACGGAAGAAGTGCGGTTTTGAAAGATTCGGTTCTGGATTAA